Genomic DNA from Gaiellales bacterium:
CCGCCACGAGAGCTGCGGCAAGTGCACGCCCTGCCGCGAGGGCACGAAGTGGGGCGTCGACATCATCCAGCGGATTGAGGAGGGCACCGCCGGCCAGCACGACCTCGACCTGCTCCTGAACGTGTGCGACCGCATCCTCGGCAAGTGTCTGTGCCCGCTCGGCGACGCGATGGCGATGCCGGTCGCGAGCTACGTCACCCACTTCCGCGAGGAGTTCCAGCGCCATATCGACGAAGGCGGCTGCCCCTTCGTCGCGAAGAGCCCGATCTCGAGCCTGTACCACGACACGAGCGGCGTGCCGGCGTGAACACCTTCCACGACGCGTTCCTGGACGTGCGCCGTCGCATCGAGGAGGGCGAGGACCCCGAGCTGATCGTGCCCGACCTCCTGCGCCTGGCCGCGGCCCAGGACGAGATCGACATGGCCGAGGAGCTGTACGAGGACGACCCCGACATGGACGAGGAGCCCGCGTAGTGGCGACGGTCGAGACCAACACCGTCACGCTGCAGATCAACGGCCGCGAGGTCACGGTCGCCAAGGGCCTTTCGGTGGTCGAGGCGGCGGCCGAAGCCGGCGTCGAGATCCCCGTCTTCTGCTACGAGCCCCGGCTCGGGGCCGGCGTGGGCGCATGCCGCATGTGCCTGTGCGAGATCGAGGGCATCCCCAAGCTGCAGACCGCCTGCACGACGCCCGTCGCCGACGGCATGATCGTGAACTCGCACTCGGCCCGGGCCAAGGAGGGCCAGGACGCGGTGCTCGAGTTCCTGCTGCTGAACCACCCGCTCGACTGCCCGGTGTGCGACAAGGGCGGCGAGTGCCCGCTGCAGGACCTGACCTTCCGCTATGGCCCCGGCGTCACCCGCATGACGCTGTCGAAGCGGACGCAGGACAAGCCGGTGCCGATCTCGCCGCTGATCAAGCTCGACCGCGAGCGCTGCATCCTCTGCTACCGCTGCACGCGCTTCTCCGAGGACGTCTCCGGCGACATGCAGCTGGTGACCGAGAACCGCGGCGCCAACTCGATCATCACCACGTTCGAGGGGCGGCCCTACACGAACGAGTTCTCCGGCAACGTGACCGAGCTCTGTCCCGTTGGCGCGCTCACCTCGTCGACGTACCGCTTTCTGGCCCGGCCGTGGGAGATACAGAACGTGCCCACCGTCTGCGGCGGGTGCGCGGTCGGCTGCAACACCTACGCCACCATCCGCGAGGGCAAGGTCAACCGCATCCTCTCGCGCAACCATCCCGAGGTGGACGAGGGCTGGCTGTGCGACAAGGGCCGCTACGGGTTTGGCCACCTGCACAGCCCCGAGCGGGTGACGCAGAACCTGATCCGGGGCGGGCGCGGCCTGGAGGCGGTCGCGACGACCGACGTCCTCGACCACGTCGCGGATCGCCTGCGCGCCACCGTCGAGCGGTTCGGCCCCGGGTCGGTCGCGGTGCTGGCGTCGGGCGAGCAGACCAACGAGGAGGCGCACGCCTGGGCGCGGCTGCTGGCCGAGGCGCTCGGCGGCGGCGTCGGCGTGTGCGGCCCCGAGGGCGGCTCGTGGTGGGGCGACCTCGAGCCGTACGCGGCGTCGATCCCCGACCTGGCCGGCGCGAGCGCGATCGTGGTCGCCGGCGACGCCGACCTCGGGCATCGCGCGCCCGTCCTCGAGCTCTGGATCCGCAAGGCCGTCGGCAAGGGCGCCGGCGTCTTCACCGTCGGCCCCGGTGCCACCCGCCTCGACACGCTGCGGGGCGCGACCCACGCCTCGGCCGCGCCCGGCACCTCGCACACCGCGCTGCTCGAGGCGGCCGGCGGCGACGGCCCCCTGGCGGACGCCCTGCGCGGCGAGAACGCCGTCCTGATCTGGGCCGGCCCGATGCGGGCCGAGGTGGCCTCGGTGCTCGCGCACGTCGCCCACACCTCCGGCTGCCGCGTCCTGCGCACGCCCCGGGCCGCGAACGAGATCGGGATCGCGGCCGCCGGCCTCGGCACCGCCTCGCCCGACCAGGCGCTGGAGCTGGCCGAGTCGGGCACGATCAAGGCGCTCGTGCTGCTCGGCGCCGACCCCGTCGGCGACTGGCACGGCGGGGAGCGATGGCGAAACGCGCTCGCGCGGTGCTTCTTCGCGCTCCAGGTGGCCGGCTTCCAGAGCGACTCGTCCGGCTGGGTCACGACGATCGTGCCCGAGTCGCAGACGCTCGAGAAGGACGGAACGCTCGTGAACCTCGAGGGGCGCGTGCAGCGCCTGCGCGCCGCCGCCAGGGCGCCCGACGGCGTCACCGACGGCTACGCCTGGGCGGCCGAGCTGGGCGCCCGCCTCGGCGTCGAGCTTCCGCACGACCCGCCGGCCGCGTTCGCCGACCTGGCCGAGCGCCGGCCCGCCTTCGCCGGCCTCTCGTGGTCAGGCATCGGCGAGCGCGCGCCGCTCGGCGAGCGCACGACCGCCGGGGAGGCCCCGGCAGCGGCCCAGGTGGCCGCCGCCGCGGTGCCGCAGACGGTCGTCGTCGGCTACCGCGAGCTGATGTCCGGCGCCGCCGTCGACCACACCGAGGCGCTGCACTTCCAGCGCCGCCGCGGGATCGAGATCGCCCACGTCGACGCCGAGTCGCTCGGCATCGCCACCGGCGAGCGCATCCAGGTGACGCACGACGGCCACACCGTGACCGGCCCCGCGCTGGTGCAGCGCGGCCTGCGCCCCGGAGTCGTCCGCCTGGCCGCGCGCGTGCCGCACGTCGGCCCCGGCTCGGTCGCCGCCGCGCCGGCGGAGGCTCCGGATGCCTGACGGCTTCATCGTCACGCTGATCAAGTCGCTCATCCTGGCCAACCTCGTGATGGGCGTCTTCGCCGTCCTCACCTGGGGCGAGCGGCGCCTGCTCGGCCGCTTCCAGGTGCGGCTCGGACCCAACCGCGTCGGCCCGTTCGGGCTGCTCCAGCCGATCGCCGACCTGGTCAAGCTGATCCGCAAGGAGAGCCTGCTCCCCGTCGGCGTGAACCCGGTGCTCTACCTGGCGGCGCCGCTCGTGTCGCTGTTCGCGTCGCTCTGCGTGTTCGCCGTAATCCCGTTCGGCGGCCAGGCCACGATCCCGGGCACCGACTTCCAGATCTTCCTGTGGATCTCCGACCCGAACGTGGCCCTGCTCGTGGTGTTCGCGCTGGGATCGCTCAGCTTCTACGGCTTCCTGGTCGGCGGCTGGTCGTCGAGCTCCAAGTACAGCCTGCTCGGCTCGATGCGGGCCGTCAGCCAGCTGATCTCCTACGAGGTCAGCCTGGCGCTCGCCGTGATCGGCGTCGTCATGATGAGCCACACGCTCTCGCTGACCGGCATCGTCGAGGCCCAGCACCGCGACGGAATCCCCTACATCATCCCGCAGTTCCTCGGGTTCATCGTCTACGTCGTCGCCTCGACGGCCGAGACGAGCCGCATCCCGTTCGACCTGCCGGAGGCCGAGGGCGAGCTCGTCGCCGGCTACCACACCGAGTA
This window encodes:
- a CDS encoding 2Fe-2S iron-sulfur cluster-binding protein, which translates into the protein MATVETNTVTLQINGREVTVAKGLSVVEAAAEAGVEIPVFCYEPRLGAGVGACRMCLCEIEGIPKLQTACTTPVADGMIVNSHSARAKEGQDAVLEFLLLNHPLDCPVCDKGGECPLQDLTFRYGPGVTRMTLSKRTQDKPVPISPLIKLDRERCILCYRCTRFSEDVSGDMQLVTENRGANSIITTFEGRPYTNEFSGNVTELCPVGALTSSTYRFLARPWEIQNVPTVCGGCAVGCNTYATIREGKVNRILSRNHPEVDEGWLCDKGRYGFGHLHSPERVTQNLIRGGRGLEAVATTDVLDHVADRLRATVERFGPGSVAVLASGEQTNEEAHAWARLLAEALGGGVGVCGPEGGSWWGDLEPYAASIPDLAGASAIVVAGDADLGHRAPVLELWIRKAVGKGAGVFTVGPGATRLDTLRGATHASAAPGTSHTALLEAAGGDGPLADALRGENAVLIWAGPMRAEVASVLAHVAHTSGCRVLRTPRAANEIGIAAAGLGTASPDQALELAESGTIKALVLLGADPVGDWHGGERWRNALARCFFALQVAGFQSDSSGWVTTIVPESQTLEKDGTLVNLEGRVQRLRAAARAPDGVTDGYAWAAELGARLGVELPHDPPAAFADLAERRPAFAGLSWSGIGERAPLGERTTAGEAPAAAQVAAAAVPQTVVVGYRELMSGAAVDHTEALHFQRRRGIEIAHVDAESLGIATGERIQVTHDGHTVTGPALVQRGLRPGVVRLAARVPHVGPGSVAAAPAEAPDA
- the nuoH gene encoding NADH-quinone oxidoreductase subunit NuoH gives rise to the protein MPDGFIVTLIKSLILANLVMGVFAVLTWGERRLLGRFQVRLGPNRVGPFGLLQPIADLVKLIRKESLLPVGVNPVLYLAAPLVSLFASLCVFAVIPFGGQATIPGTDFQIFLWISDPNVALLVVFALGSLSFYGFLVGGWSSSSKYSLLGSMRAVSQLISYEVSLALAVIGVVMMSHTLSLTGIVEAQHRDGIPYIIPQFLGFIVYVVASTAETSRIPFDLPEAEGELVAGYHTEYGGMRFAMFQNAEYVALIAFSAIASVLFLGGYGWPWLPGPVWMVLEMAIFIFVAMWLRATLPRVRYDKLMSIGWKVLLPAATLNLLVTSVIVAWRA